GACACCCAGATCTTGCGATGGAGCTTGGTCAGATTCCGTTCACCTCGACCAGCGTAGTCACCGCGGCTTTCAAACAAGACGCCTTCGATGGCCCACTTAAGGGCCATGGATACCTTAATCCGATCTCTGAAAGTAGAAAGGTGGCTGGTGTCACGTGGTCATCTCGGAAGTTCGCCGGACGGGCGCCGGAGGGTCAGGTCCTGCTCCGCGGATTCGTGCGGGATCCGCACCTTCCGGCAGCGGGGCCAAAGGGTGAAGAGGAGTTGCTCGCCATTCTCGAGGACGAGATTCGTGATGCGGTTGGATTGACCGCAGCACCATTGTGGTGGCGCGTCTTTCGTTGGGAAAGCAGCATGCCCGCCTATACTGTTGGCCATATAGCCCGAGTGGCGTCCGTGCAGTCTGAGGCTCACAAACTCTCAGGACTCTTCTTAGCGGGGTGCTCGTACGGCGGGGTCGGAATTCCTGACACCGTTCGAAGTGGTGAGGACGCTGCGATTCGACTCATGAAGCACGAGGGGTGAGGCACGGCCAATGACATCAAACCGATCTCGACAACTTTTCGAGCGAGCCCTAAGGACCATCCCGGGTGGCGTCAACTCTCCTGTTCGCGCCTTCCAGGCAGTAGGGGGCGACCCTCGGTTCATC
This portion of the Longimicrobiales bacterium genome encodes:
- a CDS encoding aminotransferase class III-fold pyridoxal phosphate-dependent enzyme, encoding MTSNRSRQLFERALRTIPGGVNSPVRAFQAVGGDPRFIARGEGAYLIDVDGNRYLDHVMSWGALILGHAHPRVVS